The Vibrio mangrovi genome includes a region encoding these proteins:
- a CDS encoding sigma-54 interaction domain-containing protein, translating into MSRWLTYATDLVGIRKPQQLATLFIDTVSRELELDTCLLLVPSADGRTLVPHRTDLEMVWSVTDFDCPFAHVLQSSKPMELLLDSLVFWQSDRTFTRLTESVGLFDSVRIVPLPLNQDVVKTLLFLIGETDHLRQIFTHDDFCRYVDVFSQQWALLSDIEREEKNQRDLRESLSDVERDREQQRLVSTLSKTLVGQSASMQKLREQIVSAAGSQLSVMIQGDTGTGKELVAQAVHEMSERADQPFIAINCAAIPENLLESELFGYCKGAFSGAEADKQGLIAQANGGTLFLDEIGDMPLVLQAKLLRVLETRTFRPVGGKEELASDFRLVSATHVNLLGQVRQKAFRQDLYYRLFQYPITVPCLTDRIEDIEQLSQHFVDLFNDSHSTQIRGLNYKAIDCLKQHSFHGNVRELKHLIEFGCAQTQDGHEVQVNSFVHRILPREEVNLFQVEEPESRTVIKDLKQAIQDFESKIIRERLRLFSGDRAKAAESLGIPKRTLAYKCQKLEIKAP; encoded by the coding sequence ATGAGCCGCTGGTTGACTTACGCGACCGATTTGGTAGGTATCAGAAAACCGCAGCAGTTGGCGACGCTTTTCATTGATACGGTTTCGCGTGAGTTGGAACTTGATACTTGTTTGCTGCTTGTTCCCAGCGCCGATGGGCGTACATTAGTGCCCCATCGGACCGACCTGGAGATGGTCTGGTCGGTGACTGATTTTGATTGCCCGTTTGCCCATGTGCTCCAGTCGTCAAAACCTATGGAATTGTTACTGGACAGTCTGGTCTTCTGGCAGTCTGATCGTACATTTACCCGGCTGACTGAGTCTGTCGGCCTTTTTGACTCTGTCCGGATCGTACCGCTTCCGCTGAATCAGGACGTAGTGAAAACGCTGCTGTTCCTGATTGGTGAAACTGACCATCTGCGGCAGATATTCACTCATGATGATTTTTGTCGTTATGTGGATGTATTCAGTCAGCAATGGGCTTTACTGAGCGATATTGAGCGCGAAGAGAAGAACCAGCGGGACTTGCGGGAATCACTGTCCGACGTTGAGCGGGATCGGGAGCAGCAGCGTCTGGTTTCGACGTTGTCCAAAACGTTAGTCGGGCAAAGTGCGTCGATGCAGAAACTGAGAGAGCAGATTGTCAGTGCTGCCGGATCGCAGTTATCGGTCATGATTCAGGGTGATACCGGAACAGGGAAAGAATTGGTTGCTCAGGCGGTTCATGAGATGTCAGAACGGGCAGATCAGCCATTCATTGCGATTAACTGTGCCGCAATACCGGAAAACTTACTGGAAAGTGAATTGTTCGGTTACTGCAAAGGTGCCTTTTCCGGAGCTGAAGCGGATAAGCAAGGGCTGATTGCTCAGGCTAACGGTGGCACTCTGTTTCTGGATGAAATCGGTGATATGCCGCTGGTCCTTCAGGCGAAATTATTGCGGGTGCTGGAAACGAGAACTTTCCGTCCGGTTGGTGGTAAAGAAGAGCTTGCTTCTGATTTTCGTCTGGTTTCTGCAACGCACGTCAATCTGTTGGGACAGGTCCGCCAGAAAGCGTTCCGGCAGGATCTGTATTACCGGCTGTTTCAGTACCCGATTACCGTGCCATGCCTGACGGATCGGATCGAAGATATCGAGCAGTTGAGCCAGCACTTTGTTGACCTGTTTAACGACTCGCATAGTACCCAGATCCGTGGTCTGAATTATAAGGCGATTGATTGCCTGAAACAGCATAGCTTTCATGGCAATGTGCGTGAGCTGAAACATTTGATCGAATTTGGATGTGCGCAGACACAGGACGGACACGAAGTGCAGGTAAATAGTTTCGTTCACCGGATTCTTCCCCGGGAGGAAGTCAATCTGTTTCAGGTTGAAGAGCCGGAGTCGCGCACTGTTATCAAAGATCTGAAGCAGGCGATTCAGGATTTTGAGTCGAAAATCATCAGAGAACGTCTGCGGTTGTTTTCCGGTGATCGCGCTAAAGCGGCAGAAAGTCTGGGTATTCCGAAGCGTACACTGGCTTACAAGTGTCAGAAATTGGAGATTAAAGCGCCATGA
- the icmH gene encoding type IVB secretion system protein IcmH/DotU, whose product MVQNTGEHIDNLLFDNVENINRDQDYWFQLRGDNPNVLIDAATPLFGLSLRVRGMTSCPNIEQIYHQTIEEIKAIEIELTEQGFDNAVLMAYRYILCTYLDEAVMGTEWGSSSIWASHSMLSRFHNETWGGEKVYTILARLEGEPKRYQLLLEFIYHCLVLGFEGKYRVMENGHNEREKVISNLYDMLAALDEKKIKPLNQANQHIVDAKYRLNRQLPVWSVFLGFFLLWSGIFLGYTWLLHEKSADVVNQLSQLLN is encoded by the coding sequence GTGGTGCAGAATACTGGTGAACACATTGACAATTTACTGTTTGATAATGTGGAAAATATCAACCGGGACCAGGACTACTGGTTCCAGTTGCGTGGCGACAATCCCAATGTCCTGATTGATGCTGCGACACCGCTGTTTGGTTTATCTCTCCGGGTTCGGGGAATGACCAGCTGTCCGAATATTGAGCAGATCTATCATCAGACGATTGAAGAGATCAAAGCGATCGAAATCGAGCTGACCGAGCAAGGTTTTGATAACGCAGTTCTGATGGCTTACCGATACATCTTATGTACCTATCTGGATGAGGCTGTGATGGGAACCGAATGGGGTTCATCCAGCATCTGGGCATCTCACTCTATGCTTTCCCGTTTTCACAATGAAACCTGGGGCGGAGAAAAGGTTTATACCATCCTTGCCCGTCTGGAAGGTGAACCAAAACGTTATCAGCTCTTGCTGGAGTTTATCTATCACTGTCTGGTTCTCGGCTTTGAAGGTAAATATCGTGTGATGGAGAATGGTCACAACGAACGGGAAAAAGTGATCAGTAATTTATACGATATGCTCGCCGCGCTTGATGAGAAAAAGATCAAGCCTTTGAATCAGGCCAACCAACATATTGTCGATGCTAAATACCGTCTGAACCGTCAGTTGCCGGTTTGGTCGGTTTTCCTTGGATTCTTCCTGCTATGGAGCGGGATCTTTCTGGGTTACACATGGTTATTGCATGAGAAATCTGCTGACGTTGTGAACCAGTTAAGTCAACTTCTTAATTAA
- the tssJ gene encoding type VI secretion system lipoprotein TssJ has protein sequence MVKKFACVLFALLLLSACSSSSSSSPADEYNPAEAPTTVTFSMVTDAGVNPNIWGEASPVEVQVFELEDDSMFMSADYDAIKASYKKALRSNFVRDYDYMLMPGQFKFVNSFKISPDTHYIGVMAHFAEPELSEWKKAVKVLNKGREYHLLMLFKDYDVKLEKVE, from the coding sequence ATTGTGAAAAAGTTTGCTTGTGTTTTATTCGCTTTGTTATTGCTCTCTGCATGCAGCAGTAGTAGCAGTAGCTCTCCGGCGGATGAATATAACCCGGCAGAAGCTCCGACAACAGTAACGTTCAGTATGGTGACGGATGCGGGTGTGAACCCGAATATCTGGGGGGAAGCATCGCCGGTTGAAGTACAGGTCTTTGAACTGGAGGACGACTCCATGTTTATGTCGGCTGACTATGACGCGATCAAAGCCAGCTACAAGAAAGCACTCCGCAGCAACTTTGTCAGAGATTACGATTATATGCTGATGCCCGGACAGTTTAAGTTTGTGAATTCATTCAAAATCTCTCCGGACACCCATTATATCGGTGTGATGGCTCATTTTGCCGAACCAGAGCTGAGTGAGTGGAAAAAGGCAGTCAAAGTGCTGAACAAAGGCCGGGAATACCACCTGCTTATGCTGTTCAAAGACTACGATGTTAAATTAGAAAAAGTGGAATAA
- the tssA gene encoding type VI secretion system protein TssA → MELSEYRPCITTPIEGENPVGERLIDEPLFDFVEDQMMKVGSLSHASVQWDEVEHSVLKLLKEKSKDIKLLVYLLQCLHHQATPARFNLSLFLWADFVSLFWEESYPAPGPRGKLPRRKFFGQVVQRFGIAADKQDFNRFSGELMSDLENALDALNKAVEAKELTTEDFTSLLNTLRSKMRLAEERQRAEQQAQKPKAQQHQESTTTTSTLSVDSSSEKAARQTLLKVSEFLAEQEQGIALAIRLRRHAVWSGIVSEPDHNSDGETMLRPMQQDRVKDYQDLMRSPDLSLWRKIEQSLTMAPYWFEGQMMSYQIAQALDKKEWCRGIREEATYFLERLPKLRELKFKGGQPFVSEEVDAWLGEQEQGTTSTAVVGSWQEKRKEAFTLAKEAGIAVALSMINGGLEKAVEPRDKFYWRMMSADLLNEHGFAAMAGEQYQTLYRQAGSASVSEWEPSLMQRLEKYSTSE, encoded by the coding sequence ATGGAACTATCTGAATATCGCCCGTGTATTACCACACCGATTGAGGGAGAAAATCCGGTCGGTGAACGTTTGATTGACGAACCGTTGTTTGATTTTGTTGAAGATCAGATGATGAAAGTCGGCTCTCTTTCTCATGCCAGTGTGCAATGGGATGAGGTCGAACATAGCGTTCTGAAACTACTGAAAGAAAAATCAAAAGATATCAAGCTATTGGTTTATCTATTGCAGTGTTTGCATCATCAGGCGACACCAGCCCGGTTTAATCTGTCTCTGTTTCTCTGGGCAGATTTTGTCTCACTTTTCTGGGAAGAAAGTTATCCGGCTCCGGGGCCGAGAGGAAAATTACCGCGACGTAAATTCTTTGGACAAGTCGTTCAGCGTTTTGGAATTGCTGCAGATAAGCAGGATTTCAACCGCTTTTCCGGCGAGTTGATGAGTGATCTGGAAAATGCACTGGATGCCCTGAATAAAGCAGTAGAAGCCAAGGAACTGACGACCGAAGATTTTACTTCGCTGCTGAATACCTTACGTTCCAAAATGCGGCTGGCGGAAGAGCGTCAGCGGGCTGAGCAACAGGCGCAGAAACCCAAAGCACAGCAACATCAGGAAAGCACGACAACCACGAGTACGCTTTCAGTTGACAGCTCCAGTGAGAAAGCGGCCAGACAGACGTTGCTGAAAGTTTCCGAGTTTCTGGCCGAACAGGAACAGGGTATTGCGTTAGCCATTCGTCTGCGTCGTCATGCGGTCTGGTCGGGGATTGTGTCTGAACCTGATCATAACTCAGACGGGGAAACCATGCTTCGTCCGATGCAGCAGGATCGGGTCAAAGATTATCAGGATCTGATGCGTAGTCCGGATTTATCGTTATGGCGCAAAATTGAACAAAGCCTGACGATGGCTCCTTACTGGTTTGAAGGGCAGATGATGAGCTACCAGATTGCACAGGCACTGGATAAAAAAGAGTGGTGCAGGGGAATCCGGGAAGAAGCAACCTATTTTCTTGAGCGTTTGCCCAAGTTAAGAGAGCTGAAATTTAAAGGCGGACAGCCGTTTGTTTCAGAAGAAGTGGATGCATGGCTGGGAGAGCAGGAACAGGGGACGACATCTACAGCTGTTGTCGGAAGCTGGCAGGAGAAACGTAAGGAAGCATTTACTTTGGCGAAAGAGGCCGGAATTGCTGTCGCTCTCTCCATGATTAATGGCGGCCTTGAAAAGGCGGTCGAACCCCGGGATAAATTTTACTGGCGGATGATGTCTGCTGATTTGCTCAACGAGCACGGTTTCGCGGCGATGGCCGGGGAACAGTATCAGACATTGTACCGTCAGGCGGGTTCAGCAAGTGTTTCTGAGTGGGAACCCTCACTCATGCAACGATTAGAAAAATATTCAACGTCAGAGTAA
- the tssH gene encoding type VI secretion system ATPase TssH has product MIRIELPTLISKLNQQSKLALEQAASLCIERQHPEVTLEHYLDVLLENPLSDLRVILKQANIEFESVKQAIASSYTREHVLDTYPAFSPLLVELLQEAWLLSTTELDQRELRSGAIFLAALTRADRYLPVRLISLFETINRETLKKNFAAVVADSSETEVEKTTGKAGAKSPLTEASSPLQKYCSNISEQARRDELDPVLCREDEINLMIDILCRRRKNNPIVVGDAGVGKSAMIEGLALRIAAGNVPDQLKNVDVMSLDLGLLQAGASVKGEFEKRLKGVIDAIKASPNPIILFIDEAHTLIGAGNQEGGADAANLLKPALARGELSTVAATTWKEYKKYFEKDPALTRRFQLVKLDEPSIGQAVDILRGLNGVYEKAHHVLITDEALKAAAELSARYISGRQLPDKAIDVLDTACARIAIHLTTPPKRLSQLETNCYQRQLEIDMLERAQFLGSENDVKRLDELRAQEVEDEAEKAALIESWEDQKELVESIIELRSQVMELAQQQAQEAEQTDDETESFDVLDELVEGQALEGQSPEEVLEALKSELKEKYAALDAIPHRERLIYPQVDSDQIAEVIADWTGVPVDQMNTDELHKITHLTSILGETIKGQDTAIERVHRHLLTARADLRRPGRPKGAFLLVGPSGVGKTETVIQLAEQLYGGQQFLTTINMSEYQEKHTVSRLIGSPPGYVGYGEGGVLTEAIRKMPYSVVLLDEVEKAHPEVLNIFYQAFDKGELADGEGRVIDCKNVVFFLTSNLGYQTIVDYADEPKVIADRLYPELADFFKPALLARMEVIPYLPLKKEVLAEIVQAKLARLEKLFQERYSAVVDIAESLIEEILNRATRSENGARMLEAIIEGQLLPPVSLALLNKLAEREPINRVYLAAVDGEFIGEVE; this is encoded by the coding sequence GTGATCCGAATTGAATTACCCACTCTTATTTCAAAGTTAAACCAACAGAGCAAGCTGGCGCTTGAGCAGGCTGCTTCTCTATGTATTGAACGCCAACATCCGGAAGTCACACTCGAGCACTATCTTGATGTTCTTCTGGAAAATCCGCTTTCTGATCTTCGTGTCATCCTGAAGCAGGCAAATATCGAATTTGAAAGTGTAAAACAGGCGATTGCCAGTTCGTATACACGTGAACATGTGCTGGACACTTATCCGGCTTTCTCTCCACTGTTGGTTGAACTGCTGCAGGAAGCCTGGCTGCTGTCTACGACAGAACTGGACCAGCGTGAACTGCGTTCCGGCGCTATCTTCCTGGCGGCACTGACCCGGGCCGATCGTTATCTGCCGGTTCGGCTGATCTCTCTGTTCGAAACGATCAACCGGGAAACACTGAAGAAAAACTTTGCTGCTGTGGTTGCCGATTCTTCTGAAACCGAAGTCGAGAAAACGACCGGAAAAGCAGGGGCAAAATCACCGTTGACTGAAGCCAGCTCACCACTACAGAAATACTGTTCCAATATCAGTGAGCAGGCGCGCCGTGATGAACTGGATCCGGTTTTGTGTCGTGAAGACGAAATCAATCTGATGATTGATATTCTGTGCCGCCGCCGTAAGAACAACCCGATTGTTGTCGGTGATGCCGGGGTTGGTAAAAGTGCCATGATTGAAGGTCTGGCGTTACGCATTGCTGCCGGAAATGTGCCGGATCAACTGAAAAACGTTGATGTCATGTCGCTGGACTTAGGTCTGCTTCAGGCTGGTGCTTCTGTGAAGGGCGAATTCGAAAAACGCCTGAAAGGTGTGATCGATGCGATCAAAGCTTCACCGAATCCAATCATTCTTTTCATTGACGAAGCGCATACGCTGATTGGTGCCGGGAATCAGGAAGGTGGCGCCGATGCTGCTAACCTGCTGAAACCTGCACTTGCCCGGGGTGAACTGAGCACCGTTGCTGCGACGACCTGGAAAGAATATAAGAAATATTTTGAAAAAGATCCGGCGCTGACCCGTCGTTTCCAACTGGTGAAACTTGATGAGCCAAGTATCGGTCAGGCCGTAGATATTCTGCGTGGTTTGAACGGTGTTTATGAAAAAGCTCACCATGTTCTGATTACCGATGAAGCACTGAAAGCTGCTGCGGAATTGTCGGCCCGTTATATCTCCGGACGTCAGCTCCCTGACAAGGCTATCGATGTTTTGGATACAGCCTGTGCAAGAATTGCGATTCACCTGACTACGCCACCGAAGCGTTTGTCGCAACTGGAAACCAACTGTTATCAACGCCAGCTGGAAATTGACATGCTGGAAAGAGCACAGTTCCTCGGCAGTGAAAATGATGTGAAACGTCTTGATGAGCTGCGTGCTCAGGAAGTTGAAGACGAAGCTGAAAAAGCAGCGCTGATTGAAAGCTGGGAAGACCAGAAAGAGTTGGTCGAGTCCATTATTGAATTGCGTTCTCAAGTGATGGAACTTGCTCAGCAGCAGGCTCAGGAAGCGGAGCAGACTGACGACGAGACTGAATCATTTGATGTTTTAGATGAGTTAGTGGAAGGACAGGCGTTAGAAGGACAGTCGCCGGAAGAAGTTCTTGAAGCTCTGAAAAGTGAACTGAAAGAAAAATATGCGGCTCTGGATGCGATTCCACATCGTGAGCGCCTGATTTACCCACAAGTTGATTCTGATCAGATTGCTGAAGTTATCGCAGACTGGACTGGTGTTCCTGTCGATCAGATGAATACAGATGAGCTACATAAGATTACGCATCTGACTTCAATTTTAGGCGAAACCATTAAAGGTCAGGACACGGCAATTGAACGGGTTCACCGTCACTTGCTGACTGCCCGTGCTGACCTGCGCCGTCCCGGACGTCCGAAAGGTGCTTTCCTGCTGGTGGGACCAAGTGGTGTCGGTAAAACTGAAACCGTTATCCAACTGGCAGAGCAACTATACGGCGGGCAACAGTTCCTGACCACAATCAACATGTCTGAATATCAGGAGAAACATACGGTTTCACGCCTGATCGGTTCACCACCGGGATATGTCGGTTACGGTGAAGGTGGCGTGCTGACAGAAGCCATCCGGAAAATGCCATATTCGGTTGTGCTGCTGGACGAAGTCGAAAAAGCGCATCCTGAAGTTCTGAACATTTTCTATCAGGCCTTTGACAAAGGCGAGCTTGCCGACGGAGAAGGCCGGGTGATTGACTGTAAGAATGTAGTGTTCTTCCTGACGTCGAATCTGGGCTATCAAACGATCGTTGATTATGCGGATGAGCCGAAAGTCATTGCTGACCGATTGTATCCTGAACTGGCGGACTTCTTTAAACCGGCATTACTGGCCAGGATGGAAGTGATTCCTTACTTACCGCTGAAGAAAGAAGTTCTGGCTGAAATCGTACAGGCGAAACTGGCACGGCTGGAAAAACTCTTCCAGGAACGTTACTCCGCAGTCGTTGACATTGCTGAATCCCTGATTGAGGAGATCCTCAACCGGGCGACCCGTTCTGAGAATGGTGCGCGGATGCTGGAAGCCATCATTGAAGGTCAGTTACTCCCGCCGGTTTCTCTTGCCCTGCTCAATAAACTGGCTGAGCGGGAACCGATCAACCGGGTTTATCTGGCTGCGGTTGATGGTGAGTTCATCGGTGAGGTTGAGTAA
- the tssK gene encoding type VI secretion system baseplate subunit TssK has product MFARNRVIWNEGLFIKPQHFQQQQRYTEYYVDARMNSVSGYLYGISELALNPEYLAFGRIAIERLSGVMPDGTVFNIPQEDSLPEPLEIEDASLAGQLIYLALPLRTESLLEVSWPEERGTGRYESRRMDVRDVQSMKGDTTTIDVSPVRMHLMLEKEDRSSYASFAIARILEKRPDGSLVLDPEFIPCHLNSSVNVTLHRVVTEIAGLMNERAKSIAERISSPGQGAVADVSDFMLLQALNRLQPLIEHLSKLRTLHPERLFECLASICGELATFTDESRLPPTIPVYNHDMPTDCFMTLIRHMRQSLSVVLEPRAVSIQLDKRKYGLMVAPIHDTNLMEDADFIIAVKARMPLDELRRVFVQQTKVASVEKIRELISLQLPGIPLTPLPVAPRQLPYHAGYTYYQLDKSSAAWSMIKQASGFAFHVAAAFDDLDLQFWAIRS; this is encoded by the coding sequence ATGTTTGCACGTAACCGTGTTATCTGGAACGAAGGGCTGTTTATCAAACCTCAGCATTTCCAGCAACAACAACGATATACAGAATACTATGTTGACGCACGGATGAATTCTGTCAGTGGCTATCTGTACGGCATCTCTGAGCTGGCATTAAATCCGGAATATCTGGCATTTGGTCGGATTGCAATTGAACGTTTATCAGGCGTAATGCCCGATGGCACTGTTTTCAATATCCCACAGGAAGATTCACTGCCGGAACCTCTGGAAATCGAAGATGCTTCGCTGGCCGGACAGTTGATCTATCTGGCTTTGCCATTACGGACAGAATCTCTGCTGGAGGTCAGCTGGCCTGAAGAAAGAGGAACCGGGCGTTATGAAAGCCGCCGGATGGATGTCCGGGATGTGCAGAGTATGAAAGGCGATACGACAACGATCGATGTCTCGCCGGTACGGATGCACCTGATGCTGGAAAAAGAAGACCGTAGTTCTTATGCCTCATTTGCGATTGCCCGGATTCTGGAAAAGCGTCCGGATGGCAGTCTGGTGCTGGATCCTGAATTTATCCCATGTCACCTCAATTCATCGGTCAATGTAACCCTGCACCGGGTTGTGACTGAGATTGCGGGCTTAATGAATGAACGGGCGAAAAGTATTGCCGAGCGCATCAGTTCTCCCGGTCAGGGCGCTGTTGCCGATGTATCCGACTTTATGCTGTTGCAGGCATTGAACCGGTTACAGCCGCTGATTGAACATTTATCTAAGCTACGGACATTACACCCGGAACGGTTGTTTGAATGTCTGGCTTCTATTTGTGGCGAACTGGCGACATTTACCGACGAGAGCCGTCTGCCGCCAACCATCCCGGTTTATAACCATGATATGCCGACAGACTGCTTTATGACGCTGATTCGTCATATGAGACAAAGCCTGAGTGTGGTACTTGAACCACGTGCTGTGTCTATCCAGCTGGATAAACGGAAATATGGCCTCATGGTGGCACCGATCCATGACACCAACCTGATGGAAGATGCAGACTTTATTATTGCTGTGAAAGCGAGAATGCCACTGGATGAACTCCGTCGTGTGTTTGTTCAGCAAACGAAAGTTGCTTCGGTTGAGAAGATCAGAGAGCTGATTTCCCTCCAGTTGCCGGGTATTCCGCTAACGCCGCTACCGGTTGCACCTCGTCAGCTGCCTTATCATGCCGGTTATACCTATTATCAGCTTGATAAATCCAGTGCTGCCTGGTCAATGATCAAACAAGCCAGTGGATTCGCTTTCCATGTTGCAGCTGCATTTGATGACCTTGATTTACAATTCTGGGCAATAAGGAGTTAA
- the vasI gene encoding type VI secretion system-associated protein VasI, whose amino-acid sequence MSCSVVSLMTLLLSPLHAAFAATEPEMPKPEALSQPEQLVQQANQCREVSERLERLRCFDRVFATPLHLNPRKEQQVGASESWLHAMDSLAKVGEGETMHLTEQGDDAWLILIASNSASRFADDQKPLLMMSCIHRISRVELALPSEIPDARVKVSIQRATQYWRSDDAGLLLSSGRGMPAISLMKIMAGQEKTVLRSNSKVVDGLAFDTNALSQALQPLRKRCDW is encoded by the coding sequence ATGTCTTGCTCTGTCGTGAGCCTGATGACACTGTTGTTATCCCCTCTTCATGCGGCTTTTGCCGCAACAGAACCCGAAATGCCGAAGCCGGAAGCGTTATCGCAGCCGGAGCAGTTGGTCCAGCAGGCAAACCAGTGCCGGGAAGTTTCGGAGCGTCTGGAAAGACTACGCTGTTTTGACCGGGTTTTTGCAACACCGTTGCATCTGAATCCAAGAAAAGAGCAGCAGGTCGGGGCATCGGAGTCATGGCTTCACGCCATGGATTCACTGGCGAAAGTAGGTGAAGGTGAAACGATGCATCTGACCGAGCAAGGTGATGATGCATGGTTGATTCTGATTGCATCAAATTCGGCATCACGATTTGCCGATGACCAAAAGCCATTGCTGATGATGAGCTGTATTCACCGTATCAGCCGGGTTGAACTGGCTCTGCCGAGTGAGATTCCTGATGCGAGGGTGAAAGTTAGCATTCAGCGGGCAACACAGTACTGGAGAAGTGATGACGCTGGGTTATTACTTTCATCAGGCCGGGGAATGCCGGCCATTAGTCTGATGAAAATTATGGCCGGGCAGGAAAAAACAGTGCTGCGTTCTAATTCAAAGGTTGTCGATGGTTTAGCTTTCGACACAAATGCTTTGAGTCAGGCGTTGCAACCGTTAAGAAAACGTTGTGATTGGTAG